In Carya illinoinensis cultivar Pawnee chromosome 10, C.illinoinensisPawnee_v1, whole genome shotgun sequence, one DNA window encodes the following:
- the LOC122279103 gene encoding probable glutathione S-transferase, whose amino-acid sequence MADDEMILLDYWVSVFGMRVRIALAEKEIKYESREEDLLGNKSDLLLKMNPIYKKIPVLIHNGKPVCESLIIVQYIDEIWNDRSPLLPSDPYQRAQARFWADFVDKKVAPRPGVLWGKGEEQEAARNEFLETFKILEGELGDKPYFGGETFGFVDISLVTFACWFHAFETFGKFSMKAEFPKITEWAKRCMQRESVAKSLQDPQKVDEFVVEYRKRLGLE is encoded by the exons ATGGCAGATGATGAGATGATTTTGCTGGATTACTGGGTTAGCGTGTTTGGGATGAGGGTCAGGATTGCGTTGGCTGAGAAGGAGATCAAGTATGAGTCTAGGGAGGAGGACTTGTTGGGAAACAAGAGCGATCTGCTTCTCAAGATGAACCCGATTTACAAGAAGATTCCAGTTCTAATCCACAACGGAAAACCTGTATGTGAATCACTCATCATCGTTCAATACATAGACGAGATTTGGAATGATAGATCTCCATTGTTGCCCTCTGATCCTTATCAGAGAGCTCAAGCTAGGTTTTGGGCTGATTTTGTCGATAAGAAG GTGGCTCCAAGGCCGGGAGTACTATGGGGAAAAGGAGAAGAGCAAGAGGCAGCAAGGAACGAGTTTCTTGAGACTTTCAAGATATTGGAGGGAGAGCTGGGAGACAAGCCTTATTTTGGGGGTGAAACATTTGGGTTTGTCGACATTTCTCTCGTCACTTTCGCCTGCTGGTTCCATGCCTTTGAGACGTTTGGGAAATTCAGCATGAAGGCGGAGTTCCCCAAGATCACTGAATGGGCAAAAAGGTGCATGCAGAGAGAGAGTGTCGCCAAGAGTCTTCAGGACCCCCAGAAGGTCGATGAGTTTGTTGTGGAGTATAGGAAGAGGCTTGGCCTCGAATAG
- the LOC122279102 gene encoding probable glutathione S-transferase parC gives MADDEVILLDYWVSMFGMRVRIALAEKEIKYESREEGLLALGNKSDLLLKMNPIYKQIPVLVHNGKPVCESLNIVQYIDEIWNDRSPLLPSDPYQRAQARFWANFVDKKVTVPPRGGLLWGNGEEQEAAKNGLLETFKILEGELGDRPYFGGETFGFVDISLVTFSCWFRAFEMFGKFSIEAEFPKITEWAKRCMQRESVAKSLQDPQKVYEFVVEYRERLRKRLGPE, from the exons ATGGCAG ATGATGAGGTGATTTTGCTGGATTACTGGGTTAGCATGTTTGGGATGAGGGTCAGGATTGCGTTGGCTGAGAAGGAGATCAAGTATGAGTCTAGGGAGGAGGGCTTGTTAGCCTTAGGAAACAAGAGCGATCTGCTTCTCAAGATGAACCCGATTTACAAGCAGATTCCAGTTCTAGTCCACAACGGGAAACCTGTATGTGAATCCCTCAACATCGTTCAATACATAGATGAGATTTGGAATGATAGATCTCCATTGTTGCCCTCTGATCCTTATCAGCGAGCTCAGGCTAGGTTCTGGGCTAATTTTGTCGATAAGAAG GTGACTGTGCCTCCAAGGGGGGGACTACTATGGGGAAACGGAGAAGAGCAGGAGGCAGCAAAGAACGGGTTACTTGAAACTTTCAAGATATTGGAGGGAGAGCTGGGAGACAGGCCTTATTTTGGGGGTGAAACATTTGGATTTGTCGACATTTCTCTCGTCACTTTCTCCTGCTGGTTCCGTGCCTTTGAGATGTTTGGGAAATTCAGCATTGAGGCAGAGTTCCCCAAGATCACTGAATGGGCAAAAAGGTGCATGCAGAGAGAGAGTGTCGCCAAGAGTCTTCAGGACCCCCAGAAGGTCTATGAGTTTGTTGTGGAGTATAGGGAGAGGCTTAGGAAGAGGCTTGGCCCCGAATAG